The proteins below are encoded in one region of Natronococcus sp. CG52:
- a CDS encoding Dyp-type peroxidase → MTSERSRRAFIRAAVASGGSAALAACLEDGTSLGAPKGVADPTSLPDRQHAWNDVLSKDQDGNARPPKHHVFLSLSLSGELGAAARETVVSALSEVERALEWSTNGILFTLGYTPAYFDRFDASLDDAVDLPKPNPIVVLSVESDVTVDTNDALLHLASDDGAVVLAVEEALFGEREHLNGRSMSASLDTVFERTSRRTGFVGPGLPADRQSGLEGIPEGEPVPEKAPFFMGFRSGFQESQATEDRVTILEGSFAGGSTQHFETIELDLEVWFEESDHEQRVARMFSPDHSERKAVGEYGERLGTKTSATTVTDKIHEHARKKGVVGHAQKLARARENGNPVLLRRDVNTTDGDVCGLHFVSLQRKINEFTRMREAMVGEEFRQYGLGPRQSNGILQYLRIRRWGSYLVPPRTHRALPRPTPVM, encoded by the coding sequence ATGACATCGGAACGTTCACGGAGAGCGTTCATACGTGCGGCGGTCGCGAGTGGCGGAAGCGCTGCACTTGCAGCCTGCCTCGAGGATGGGACATCGTTGGGTGCCCCTAAGGGTGTGGCGGATCCCACCTCGCTCCCTGATCGCCAGCATGCATGGAATGACGTGTTGTCTAAGGATCAGGATGGAAACGCCAGACCGCCCAAACACCACGTCTTCCTCAGCCTGTCTCTGTCGGGTGAACTGGGCGCCGCAGCCCGCGAAACCGTGGTGTCAGCTCTGAGTGAGGTCGAGCGAGCCCTAGAGTGGAGCACTAATGGTATCCTCTTCACGCTAGGATATACTCCGGCATACTTCGATCGGTTTGATGCGTCACTTGACGATGCTGTCGACCTTCCGAAGCCAAACCCAATCGTTGTACTCTCCGTTGAGAGCGATGTGACGGTCGACACGAACGACGCACTATTGCACCTCGCGAGCGACGACGGTGCCGTGGTGCTCGCCGTCGAAGAAGCCCTGTTCGGCGAACGTGAGCACCTCAACGGTCGCTCAATGTCGGCGTCGCTCGACACGGTCTTCGAGCGGACGAGCCGTCGAACCGGTTTCGTTGGACCAGGTCTTCCGGCCGACCGACAGAGTGGTCTCGAAGGGATCCCCGAAGGCGAGCCGGTGCCCGAGAAGGCACCGTTCTTCATGGGCTTCCGCTCGGGCTTCCAAGAGAGCCAAGCGACCGAGGATCGGGTAACGATCCTGGAAGGATCGTTCGCCGGCGGATCGACCCAACATTTCGAGACTATTGAGCTCGATCTCGAAGTCTGGTTCGAAGAGAGCGACCACGAGCAGCGCGTCGCGCGAATGTTTAGTCCTGATCACTCCGAGCGGAAGGCAGTTGGCGAGTATGGCGAACGCCTCGGAACCAAAACCAGCGCCACTACGGTCACGGACAAGATCCACGAACACGCTCGTAAGAAAGGCGTCGTAGGACACGCCCAAAAGCTCGCTCGAGCACGCGAAAACGGGAATCCAGTGTTGCTCCGGCGCGACGTTAATACAACTGACGGCGATGTCTGTGGACTCCACTTCGTCTCCCTACAGCGGAAGATCAACGAATTCACTCGCATGAGAGAGGCGATGGTCGGCGAAGAATTTCGCCAGTACGGACTGGGGCCGCGCCAGAGTAACGGAATTCTCCAGTACCTCCGGATACGGCGGTGGGGGAGTTACCTCGTTCCACCGCGGACACATCGGGCACTCCCAAGGCCCACTCCTGTGATGTGA